In Peptococcus niger, a single window of DNA contains:
- the nadC gene encoding carboxylating nicotinate-nucleotide diphosphorylase: MDPYILTALKEDINEEDISTNAIIDAEARGHVKLLAKGDGIIAGLPVFERVFSLLDQQSSLEFFKKDGDPVRKGDHIATVRGQLRTLLTGERVALNFLQRMSGIASYTRQMVDCLGESKSKIVDTRKTTPNFRLFAKYAVTVGGGGNHRYNLTDGLMLKDNHIQAAGSIKAAVEKARNYASFVRKIEVEVESMDQVEEALEAGADIIMLDNMTPEKMKKAIELIGGRALVELSGNIDLTNLHLYKDLGADIISSGALTHSAPVLDLSMKELGRDLE; encoded by the coding sequence ATCGATCCTTATATCTTAACGGCCTTAAAAGAAGACATTAACGAAGAAGACATCTCCACCAATGCCATTATCGACGCAGAAGCAAGGGGCCATGTCAAACTGCTCGCCAAGGGAGACGGCATCATTGCCGGGCTTCCTGTTTTTGAACGGGTCTTCAGCTTACTGGACCAGCAAAGCAGCCTTGAATTTTTCAAAAAAGACGGAGACCCGGTCCGCAAGGGAGACCATATTGCAACGGTTCGCGGCCAATTACGAACCCTGCTGACCGGCGAGCGCGTTGCCCTTAATTTTTTGCAAAGGATGAGCGGCATTGCCAGCTATACGCGACAAATGGTTGATTGTCTGGGCGAGAGTAAGAGCAAAATCGTCGACACCCGGAAAACAACGCCCAACTTCCGTCTTTTTGCAAAATACGCCGTCACCGTCGGCGGCGGTGGCAACCATCGCTACAATTTAACAGACGGTCTCATGCTCAAGGATAACCATATTCAGGCCGCAGGCAGCATTAAAGCCGCCGTTGAGAAAGCAAGGAATTATGCTTCTTTCGTCCGTAAAATTGAAGTGGAAGTTGAAAGTATGGACCAGGTGGAAGAAGCCCTGGAGGCAGGGGCCGATATCATCATGCTCGATAATATGACCCCGGAAAAGATGAAAAAAGCCATCGAGCTTATTGGCGGACGCGCCCTTGTAGAGTTATCCGGCAATATTGATTTAACCAATCTGCACTTATATAAGGACCTGGGGGCAGACATTATCTCAAGCGGAGCCCTGACGCACTCAGCCCCGGTCTTAGACCTATCCATGAAGGAGCTTGGCCGTGACCTTGAGTAA
- a CDS encoding aspartate dehydrogenase domain-containing protein, producing the protein MKKLAIIGYGALGKILVSAVLNHLKEDYELIGIYDRILEGDHIEIGGTSLPLFDNFEAVLTSDAQIVVEIAGVGAVQSYGDRILKAHKDLVITSVGSLADEDLFAKLKESAKQAGQKIHITSGAIGGFDIMQTLFLMGDAKAEVQSTKSPKSLNGAPYLKGKDLATDKEVIAFEGNAKEAIAGFPKNTNVSVAAGLVTCGAEKTQVRLISQPGKEGNTHQVTVENPQAKAVIEISSKIDPKNPKSSVTAAWSVAALLKNLASPVQYF; encoded by the coding sequence ATGAAAAAATTAGCTATCATCGGTTATGGGGCCTTAGGTAAAATTTTAGTCTCAGCCGTCTTGAATCATTTAAAGGAAGATTATGAGCTCATAGGTATCTATGACCGCATTTTAGAAGGCGACCACATTGAAATAGGGGGCACCAGCCTACCCCTCTTTGATAATTTTGAGGCCGTCTTAACCAGCGATGCTCAAATCGTCGTTGAAATTGCCGGTGTTGGTGCCGTGCAGAGCTATGGCGACCGCATTTTAAAAGCCCACAAGGACCTGGTTATTACCTCTGTGGGTTCCCTGGCAGATGAAGACCTTTTTGCCAAGCTCAAAGAAAGCGCTAAGCAGGCAGGGCAAAAAATTCACATCACAAGCGGTGCCATCGGCGGTTTTGATATTATGCAGACCCTCTTTCTCATGGGAGACGCAAAAGCAGAAGTCCAAAGCACAAAATCGCCAAAAAGCCTAAATGGCGCCCCTTACTTAAAGGGCAAGGACCTGGCCACCGACAAGGAAGTCATCGCCTTTGAAGGCAATGCTAAAGAAGCCATTGCCGGATTTCCCAAAAACACCAATGTCAGTGTAGCCGCCGGCTTAGTCACCTGTGGTGCAGAAAAAACACAAGTCCGCTTAATCAGCCAACCCGGCAAAGAGGGGAACACCCACCAAGTGACAGTAGAAAATCCCCAAGCCAAGGCCGTTATTGAAATCAGCTCCAAGATTGACCCTAAAAATCCTAAGTCCAGCGTAACCGCAGCCTGGAGCGTCGCTGCCTTACTCAAAAATTTAGCCTCACCCGTTCAATATTTTTAA
- a CDS encoding KxYKxGKxW signal peptide domain-containing protein: MRKKGKRLVTAGLLVKTF; this comes from the coding sequence ATGAGGAAAAAGGGTAAACGATTGGTCACGGCTGGCCTCCTTGTCAAAACTTTTTAG
- a CDS encoding transcription repressor NadR translates to MTLSKDERLKALTKRLKEAPGPIAGDDLAKAFDVSRQVIVQDISLLRAKDVPIVSTNRGYYIESSKGYRRVFKCQHRDDQITDELNLIVDLGATCEDVFVEHRFYGKISARLDVKSRKDVKNFMDNIYNSVSRPLKNITNGYHFHTVYADDEETLDEVGDMLEEKGFLVK, encoded by the coding sequence GTGACCTTGAGTAAAGATGAGAGATTAAAAGCCCTGACCAAACGCTTAAAAGAAGCTCCCGGACCGATCGCCGGAGATGACTTGGCCAAGGCATTTGATGTTTCCCGACAAGTCATTGTCCAAGACATCAGCCTATTAAGAGCCAAGGACGTCCCCATTGTATCCACCAACCGGGGCTACTATATAGAAAGCAGCAAGGGCTATCGGCGGGTCTTTAAATGTCAACACCGAGATGACCAAATCACTGACGAACTCAACCTCATCGTCGACCTGGGCGCCACTTGCGAAGACGTCTTCGTCGAACACCGCTTCTATGGCAAAATCAGCGCCCGGTTGGATGTGAAATCACGAAAAGATGTTAAAAATTTTATGGACAATATTTACAACAGTGTCAGCAGGCCCTTAAAAAACATTACCAACGGCTACCATTTTCACACAGTATATGCTGATGATGAGGAGACCTTGGATGAAGTGGGTGACATGCTGGAAGAAAAAGGTTTTTTGGTAAAGTAA